The Rosa rugosa chromosome 3, drRosRugo1.1, whole genome shotgun sequence sequence CTCTTTCActatctctccctctctctctctctctcacctggaTTCTGACCGTTCTACGGCGACGACGCTTCAAGGTCCGgcaatttttttcccttcttcggCTTCGAAGATATCGAAACAGGTAAAAACTCAATTTCCGACTCCGTTTTCTAGTTTTTTCATGTTTTCTGAAGAACCTATTACAAAATCTTACGTTTAAAGTAATTTGAAGTTTCATTTTGGTTACATTTCTGTGAAATTTCTCGAACGACTTTGCAAGTTCCAAAATCGGTGAAAATATAGGGTGTCTGGTATCCTCACTGAGAAAATCTGATACGAATGTTGCTTGTCGATTCTAAACAGTTAATTTAGAGAAAATGAGGTGTTATTGAACGCCTATTCTGgggtcataaccataaaagtcgtaacattagtgccccccagtagactttgtattgggggccaacgatgactgctttatttattgacggactgaaactGATATTCCacagtaaatgtagtgttaaactgcagtagtcgataaatgaaacaaattgtgtggtttgtgtcagtctactggggggcagtagagaTATTATTGACcatcataatgtgggtttttagacattaactGTTGCTTTGAGTGTGAATAAATTCTATAAACAGCGAAATATAGGAaccggtgtaatgtttgatggaaAGTGTgaggtttgtgtcagtctagtggggggcagtagacagataTTGGGGTGCAGTATGTGAATCCTTGAATCTGGAGGAATTTctgatggtttagtgggggcagtagacacattacgtCCCCCCAATTCTGTCTTCCTCAGAAGACAgtcatcatctcttgttgattataGAATGATCattgtgtttttctttgtgataatgtgcaatacactgtgaatccttgaatcTGGTGCAATTTctgatggtttagtggggggcagtagacacattacttcCCTCCAATAATGTCTTCCTCAGAAGACAgtcatcatctcttgttgattataGAATGATCattgtgtttttctttgtgataatgtgcaatacactgtgaatccttgaatcTGGTGCAATTTCAgttggtttagtggggggcagtagacacattactacTCCCCAATAATGTCTGCATACGGGGTCAGAACCCTTTTCTTTACTATTTTAGAATGATcatgttggttttgttttggtgtagAATGGGTAGACCAAGATTCACCATAATGAGTGACTCAGAAGAAGATGACAGGAGTTCAGAGAGTTCAGATAACTGCACTGATACAACGTTTAACCAAACCctgcaaaaaaaatttgacgaaATCAGAAAGAGGAAGCGACAACAGGCAGAACATCATTCTAATCAAGAATCTGCTGAAGAAGAAGTGAATGAAGATTCAGGACGACAATCAGAAGAAGAATCCGAATCAGAAGGTGAACAGACAACGAAGAGGTTCGTAATCAAAACAAGACAACAACCAAAAAGGAAACCTGTTCAAGAGGAAGAGgattcagaagaagaaaaaacaaagaggaagaaagccaagaagaaaaagaaagctgAAATCAAGAAGGAAGAGCAGAAAAGTGAGACCCAAAAAGCAAAGATTGAGTGGAAGCAACAGAAGTGCACGCTCAGTGCATTCTGGAGAATGGTCAATGCACACAAGGATAGAATACCAGACAAGACAAAGGAGATTTTGAAGGGTACAGACTTTGGAGAAATGATGGAACCGTTCTGGCAGGACAAGATAACCGAGATCCAGCTCCACAAGCATGAAGCGGACCTGGAGATACTCATGAGGCACTTCGACCGCACAGACAACAAGTGGAAGTTTGGGGATGTTGTTATGGAAATAACGGAGGAGGATATCACGACTTTATTTCACCTCCCGGCTGAAGGAGAAGTGTTCAATGTGAACACGAGGGTGGTGAGGGAAGAGATGGAAGACTCTCCAATTTTTGGCAGCCCTTTAAAGACGCATGTTGTCCTCAGAACAAAGGTGGAATCGAATTTGGTAACTGAGTTGACAAAGCCGGCAAAAGAGAAAGATGCCAGGAAGATAGCCGTGCTAATGATCACATATCTATTCAGCACATTCTTTTTCACCCGAACCGGTGCTCGGATCACATGGGATATGGTCGCCGTATGTGAACGGATTGAGAACATAAACATGTACAACTGGCCAAGATTAATTCTGAACTTCTTGATGGAAGGGCTACAAAAGTATAGGAGGAACAGTCCATCTGTTTTGAATGGATGCCTTCTTCTCATATATTACTGGTTCCTTGAGAAGACCAGGGCAAAGACCTGGATACTTGGAAAGCAGAATGAAACTCCACGATTCATCCGATGGTCGATAAAGGAAATATTTAGCTTGGAACAGCTGTACAGGAACGAGAACTTAGCCGTGGTAAGCAAATTACAAAAACATTACATCTATGTTCTTTCCAATGTTTACTACACATTACTGACTTGTTAAATGTAACAGGATCTGATAAAAGCTGGACCGTGGCAAGGGAAAATTGGACTGGAAGACCTCAAGATGGGTGATGAGGTGCAGGACACACCAAGCTTTGACAACTGGGTGAGTGGCTCAACTGAGCTTGTCTGTTGCCAGCAATTGGGTTGCAATAGATACATTATTGGGACCCAGTAATTTGTTGACACATGTTCAATTATACCTTAAACTAAGCCTATGACATGAATAACTGATGTTTGTTTATTAATGTTAAAAAATTGGCTTGTTTAAAATGACATATGAGCTTCTATGgtagtctactggggggcaataatattatTACTGGCCCCCAGTAAACACATTATTGGGGACCAATAACTTACAGGTTTTGGTTCAAATTTTGGCAGGTGCCCCAGGCAAGCCAAACGGAAGAGGAACAAAATGAAAGGCTGACGGGGAATATCAAGGAACTAATCAGGGAGATGGAAGCAGCAATTGGTGAGACAAAGCCCACCAAAGAAATGGAGGCAAAGCTAGGAAGGCTTGCCAAAGCAAACGAGGAACTGAATGCACAGAACAAAGATCTATGGGTAAAACTAAAGGTTGCCGATGAGAGGATTAAAGAGCTGGAAATTGAAAAGAGGGCAAAAAATAACCTCATCAGGGCGTTGTACATCCGGCTTGAAAAGGAGAAAGGAGAGGTCCCCCCACCACAAAAACAACTTGAGATAGTTCCTTTCATGCCGAAAGTGGTCCCCCAAGATGAAGTTGAGGATGAAAATCCAAACTTTGGACAAAGCGTAGGAGAGGAGACCCATTATGCAGCCAGTGTGGGAAAGTCGACGGACACGGTGACGTCAACGTTTCCTATTGCAGAGGAAATACCTGGACAACAAGATGAAAGCCGTTTACAACCGGGGCAACAAGTACATGGgaatgaagaggaagatgaacagCTCGATAACATCATAAGGATTATTGCTGAGAAGGAAGTGATGGGAGTAATGGGAAAGGAAAAACAGAGGGAAGGGACCCCAGCCAAACAGGAACCACAGAAGAAAACTCCGGAGATACATTCTATAGTGAAGAACGTGAAGACATACCGGAGGGCTGCCAAGAAGGCTAGAGAGGAGGAGTGGGAGTACGACACTCCGGAAGAAGCAAAAATTACGAAGAGAGCTGCACCTAAGAAAGCAGGAATCATGCTGCAAGCCCAGAGAAAAATGTTGAACAATATCAAGATCAAGGGTGTTAAATGCGATAAGCCAACATGGAGGACACTGGACCCAGCAGTGGCAAGGCACTATAGAGACTTCTTCAACGTTGCTGTGAAAGACACGTAAGTACACAGCCTGGTTTAAAATGGGTACAACAATTCAATTTCTGTTTATCATATTGATAAAATCTGCATTGGAATCAAATGTTTTTGTTTGAATAGGACCGAGTACTGGACCAGCATTGATCTTCTACGCCGGATCACCAAGCACGACTTAAGAGTAATCATCCAAGAGGGGGACATCGAAACTGATGTAAGTCTTTCAATGAAAGGCTCCATTTAATGATTTACTGCCCCCCAGGACAAtgattactgccccccagtaaaatGCGTATTTCACTCAATTTTCCTTACTCTTGTTCACTTTTAATGTTCTGATGAAAGATCCAATGACCCAATTGCAGGTGATCAGCGTTTATATGGACTTGTTGAAGTCTGATGCAGAAAAGCTAAATGCGCAAGTGGGATTCCTCACAGTCGACGCAGGGGTAAGTAGCCTAAACCAAATACattgaattatgtgtttttTGGAAAGCAACATTGTGTATTAGTCTAAATTATGGCGTACAATTTGTGTTTACTGGGGGGAAGTAATCattctactggggggcagtagagtGATCATTCCCCAATTTTTGGCACTGAATATATATCATTTTGTGTTTTGAAGATGTTCTGTTTATTTCTTTCGTATTGGATGTAAATCAAGTGGTATATGtcggtctattgggggccagtaggcacattattgccccccagtaatgtgTTTTATTGTAGTCAGGAAAGGATTATTACCCAATAATTTTTAGTTTGACCCTGAATTAACTTGGTTACGTTCTGTATGCAGTACTATGCTATAAAGTATGAACAGACCAAAGAACAAGATGAGGACACTAGACCTTTTGAGTGTGGTGTCGAGACAATGATTTATGAACCCCTGTGGTCAGTCTTCCGTTTCAAAAAGGTGCTAGTACCAATTCACCACACCACAAGCATGCACTACACCTTGCTGGTCATTGACAATGAAACAAGGAGGTTCAGTCATATGAATTCATTGAGGCCACCAATCAATGAATTCACCAATGAGGAGAAGTACCAACTGAATGCAGCAAGAGTGGTATGTAGTAATTCCACAAATGCAGATTTATGTTTTCCATACTGTTATCATGCTTTTGTTGAACTAAAATTCCATGTCTGCAAAAAACAGGTAAAGCACATACAGAAATTCATACATGTTGTGAACTTGACTAAGATGAGAATAAGGGGCGAAAGCCAAGATCCAAATATCACTCGAGAAAAATGCAAAGGCGAAGATGATAAGGACAACCTAATTATTGTTGAAGAAGCAATGACCGAGGAGGAAAAACAAACCAGAAACTGGATCTTACAGAATAACGTTGTGGAGACAGACTATGAACTCTTTGAAGACTTTGACTGCCCGCAACAGAACACATCATCGTAAGTAAATTAAAGCAACCTATTTGTCATAATAGTTGTGTAACATTTGTCGTTGCTGCCTACATTCATAAACATaaattatttttacttttttacagTGGTGATTGCGGGCCCTTTATGCTCCATTACATGGAGAGCATAGTAAATGGCATAGAACCAACCAAGGAAGGCGGGGACAACATGAGGAAAAGATTGCTTGAGAGGTTCATGCACCTACTATTGGGCAGAAAGTGAGGAGCGAGATAAGATATAACATATTTAGAAATGTAGATTTCGTATCCGAAGAGTAGGGATTGTAAAGTTCTCGTACTAGCCTTATCTTCAAACTATGGTGAAATGAACTGCATTATTGGGCTGACTTCAATTAGGAGCATGCACCTTACACAAAATGATCCAAAGTAGACATGTTACTACCTCCCAGTAATTTGTTGTTTGTAGGTCAGAATACTATTGGGCCCTACTAATATCCCCAGTAGATGGCCAGAAGTATCTCAGTTGGCTTTTAAATTTGTTGGCAACATTTGAAAAGGGTTTCAAATAAGTAGATGTCATTTAAAAGTTgacattactggggggcaggaatttgtttattgccccccccccccagaaACCTACTGTAAGCACTAAAAACAGCTAAACCTGTTGGAAAATTGACTTAAACTATCTAAAAGCAACTGCAAAGAAGCCAAACGTATAATTCTGTATTCTGAAAAGAATAATGCTTGTTTGAGCCTGAATATACAAGGAGTCCTTGAATTGATGTgtttactggggggcactaatatgtttattgccccccagaaACCACCTGTAAGCATTAAACCTGTTGGAAAATTTAAATTCAGCTGTGTAAAAActattttaatcatcccaactGTAAGAATCTGACAtcttaaaagaaaaatgattattaGTGCATGAATATAAACAATTACTGGCCCCCAATAAACcaattactgccccccagtagacaaATTCAAAACCTAACGACTCTTTACAGAAACATATACTACTACTGAACGAGAGGTTCAGTGCATCTCAACTTGTTATGAGTGCCCATTTTGCCACAACGACCACAACGAATCAGCTTCTTTTCAGCCTCTCCAACCgacttgaaccgcttcaccctaggcctcccggGGGGCCTCTTCGAAAGGGGAGGTAATATACATTCAGAAGCAGATTCTGAAGAAGACATATCAACATTGGTTATCGGATAGATAGGAAAACTGTAGCTCTTCTTGAACATATCAACCTGAAAGTACTTATCAATATAATCATATACATTTACAGAAGCAGCCTGTAATGCAGCAAGGCCGTGAGGACAAGGAAAACAATTGATCTGCCATTTCACACATGAACATGAATGATCGGAGATGTTGACTACATATGAAAAGTCAGATCGAACCTCATAAACTCCAGGGCTAGAATAATGGACACTGAAACGACGAGATTTCTCCATTTGCTCCTTCAATCTTTCCTCCATTTTGGGAGTTAGTTCTGTGGTCCAACGTTCTGCCTCTTCCCTCCTCTTACCGGCCATCTCCATTTGTTTAATTCTTGTCTGGTCCAGCATACAATAGACTGGCATCAAACGCTCAATTGCAATCCAAGAGTTGAATGATTCAGCAATCCCATTAGCCATAATTCCATATCGGCAACTAGTATAAAATGCACGGCACCAATTTTCCACAGGCAATTCAGCAAGAAAAGGGTCAATAATATCGGCACCACCAACTGCTCTAAGCAACCGCAAATTGAAACGGTATTCCTTCTCAGTAGAGGAATATGCAACCTTAAAAAACTTCTGCTTAACATCTTCAATCAATTTTGAATTACCTTTACCCCTATATTTAACGGCAAGGTTCGCCACCAAGTGCTTGTAACAAAACAGATGAGGATTACCAGCAAATACCTTATCGAAAGCACTCAACAATCCAACACCCCGATCACTAATAAATGTGATAACTCTTCCTTGAGGTTCAAGCAGACTCTTCAAATGCTTGAAAAAGAATGTCCAGTTTGCATCTGTCTCAGAATCACAAAAACATATGGCTAGAGGGTAGAAACCTGCATAAACCAGATCACAGGAAAatcagtctactgggggccaataatgttgATATTGAACGGCAGGAACCTATCACAGCGTCGCACAGCAATGTAAAAATGATATCTATCACAATGAAAGAAACTAGAACAAGAAATATTAAGCACACAGATGAAACTATAACAAAAGCCAAtattactgggggccaataataaatgtagggggggcaataaacaatACAGTTACCTTGATTCCCATTCCTTCCAGTTGCAGACAGAATCTGCCCCTTGTAAATGCTCTTACCAAACGTTCCATCAACATACAACACAGGCAAACAGAATTGAAACCCTTCTACACAACCTCCGTAAGCTACGAAAAGCCTCTGAAAACGATTTGTCGATGGTTcaacttccaacacaaaagaagAGCCGGGATTACTCTGCAAAACAGCTTCCTTATACCAAGATAACTTGCTAAACGTGTCTGCATCGGAACCATAAATCGCTTCCTTAGCCCGATGCTTTGCTTTCAAGGCAACCTTGTAGGAAATATCAAACCCATAAGTTGATTTGAACTTGCTCATAATCTCCCTTGGCGTCAATGAAAGATTATAGCTAACATCAGCAGCAATGCAAGtcttgacaaccttggatcccaaAAGCTTGTGCTTTTGAGTCCTAACTACACCCTTGCAAGTGTGAATATTATTCAACTCTGTTATGTAAAGGCAACCATTGGCAGATGATGAAAAAGCACGAAGATGCCAATCACATCCTTCGGTTCCAACATTTGCACAGACTGCATGAATACGGTCCAAATCATTTCTCAGCAAAACAAACTCGAAACCAACTGCAATTGCATACTTTCTGAGCTTCTCACGGAGCTCAACAGCACCATGAAACTTATCCCCGACATGATGAATATAAGAACTCCACTCATCAGACAAATACGTCTTGTGAACTTCAGTCCTGAATGCATCACCCAAATAATCATCTTCATCAATCACTTCCGACCCACTATCCACAGAACAAGTTCTCCTACAACCTCCCCCAATCTTTAAAACTGAAATATCGACACACTCTAACCTATGTATTCTAGCAGAGCAAAACAGCATCTGGAAATCACGATCGTTACGAAGAAAACAAACTTCACAACCTGGAACTGAATACTGAAGCTCAATAATATCACTTGGCAAAAACTGGAATGTACGGAAAATGTCTTCATACAACTCAGAGTAGCTCATGCATTGATTCAAAGGAATCATATAACCTTTGCCAGAGTAAAGGCACCTAGCAACCAGAGGATCAACCATAGACCTGCGAAGAAAACACAACCGAACGAATCTATTATTAAACCTACATCACATGTTACTGCCCCCCATTAAATTGAGATGTGCCCCCCAATGATTTAATCAAAACTACCACAACGAAATAGCAGCAGTACCAAATTACTTTTAAAATAATGAAAAGGATACCTAGACAACAATTACAGCGAGTTAATATCACATAAAAACATTACTGCCACCCAATACACATACTACTGGTCCCCAATAATATAGTCAAAACAGCAAAAACAATTTCGAAAATGTAATAAATTGAAATGAATTCAAATAAAAGATCAGCAAGCAACAATTATAGATACTAAAATATCATTGAacacacattactgcccccca is a genomic window containing:
- the LOC133737820 gene encoding uncharacterized protein LOC133737820, which gives rise to MERGRDALCVPPLRSMVDPLVARCLYSGKGYMIPLNQCMSYSELYEDIFRTFQFLPSDIIELQYSVPGCEVCFLRNDRDFQMLFCSARIHRLECVDISVLKIGGGCRRTCSVDSGSEVIDEDDYLGDAFRTEVHKTYLSDEWSSYIHHVGDKFHGAVELREKLRKYAIAVGFEFVLLRNDLDRIHAVCANVGTEGCDWHLRAFSSSANGCLYITELNNIHTCKGVVRTQKHKLLGSKVVKTCIAADVSYNLSLTPREIMSKFKSTYGFDISYKVALKAKHRAKEAIYGSDADTFSKLSWYKEAVLQSNPGSSFVLEVEPSTNRFQRLFVAYGGCVEGFQFCLPVLYVDGTFGKSIYKGQILSATGRNGNQGFYPLAICFCDSETDANWTFFFKHLKSLLEPQGRVITFISDRGVGLLSAFDKVFAGNPHLFCYKHLVANLAVKYRGKGNSKLIEDVKQKFFKVAYSSTEKEYRFNLRLLRAVGGADIIDPFLAELPVENWCRAFYTSCRYGIMANGIAESFNSWIAIERLMPVYCMLDQTRIKQMEMAGKRREEAERWTTELTPKMEERLKEQMEKSRRFSVHYSSPGVYENLLLNVYYLPFRRGPPGGLG
- the LOC133737819 gene encoding uncharacterized protein LOC133737819, with product MVNAHKDRIPDKTKEILKGTDFGEMMEPFWQDKITEIQLHKHEADLEILMRHFDRTDNKWKFGDVVMEITEEDITTLFHLPAEGEVFNVNTRVVREEMEDSPIFGSPLKTHVVLRTKVESNLVTELTKPAKEKDARKIAVLMITYLFSTFFFTRTGARITWDMVAVCERIENINMYNWPRLILNFLMEGLQKYRRNSPSVLNGCLLLIYYWFLEKTRAKTWILGKQNETPRFIRWSIKEIFSLEQLYRNENLAVDLIKAGPWQGKIGLEDLKMGDEVQDTPSFDNWVPQASQTEEEQNERLTGNIKELIREMEAAIGETKPTKEMEAKLGRLAKANEELNAQNKDLWVKLKVADERIKELEIEKRAKNNLIRALYIRLEKEKGEVPPPQKQLEIVPFMPKVVPQDEVEDENPNFGQSVGEETHYAASVGKSTDTVTSTFPIAEEIPGQQDESRLQPGQQVHGNEEEDEQLDNIIRIIAEKEVMGVMGKEKQREGTPAKQEPQKKTPEIHSIVKNVKTYRRAAKKAREEEWEYDTPEEAKITKRAAPKKAGIMLQAQRKMLNNIKIKGVKCDKPTWRTLDPAVARHYRDFFNVAVKDTTEYWTSIDLLRRITKHDLRVIIQEGDIETDVISVYMDLLKSDAEKLNAQVGFLTVDAGYYAIKYEQTKEQDEDTRPFECGVETMIYEPLWSVFRFKKVLVPIHHTTSMHYTLLVIDNETRRFSHMNSLRPPINEFTNEEKYQLNAARVVCSKAHTEIHTCCELD